One genomic region from Leishmania panamensis strain MHOM/PA/94/PSC-1 chromosome 10 sequence encodes:
- a CDS encoding hypothetical protein (TriTrypDB/GeneDB-style sysID: LpmP.10.0710) encodes MKLRCFLLRYYPPGITLEYETSAGLVGQKTIGLLSLTPTTPLEPLVDKIIAEEPLLNGKYRDQIFLYLQRLVEKLIAGNNPSQTFTLFKSLRAHMLPLTNCAFNKNGAKFVTGSYDRTCKVWETATGSELVSLEGHRNVVYCVGFNNPYGNRVATGSFDKTCKIWDAESGQCLHTLTGHVTEIVCMSFNPQSTLIGTGSMDNTAKVWDVETGQCLQTLMDHTAEIVALNFNTYGDLIVTGSFDHTAKLWDVRTGTVVHTLREHRGEISSVQFNYASNLVVTGSIDRTCKLWDISSGQCVSTLRGHTDEVLDVAFSVSGNMVASASADTTARVYNTATCHCIASLNDHEGEISKLEFNPQGTKIITASGDKRCNLWSVETGQVLQSLVGHTDEIFSCSFNYEGDTILTGSKDNTCRIWKS; translated from the coding sequence ATGAAGCTCCGCTGCTTTTTGTTGCGCTACTACCCGCCGGGTATTACGCTCGAGTATGAAACGTCTGCCGGGCTGGTGGGGCAGAAGACGATTGGGCTGCTGAGCCTCACCCCAACAACACCACTAGAGCCTTTAGTCGATAAAATCATCGCCGAGGAGCCGTTGCTGAACGGCAAGTACCGTGACCAAATATTCCTGTACCTGCAGCGGCTCGTAGAGAAGCTCATCGCTGGCAACAATCCGAGCCAGACCTTCACCCTCTTCAAGAGTCTGCGTGCGCacatgctgccgctgacgaaCTGCGCCTTCAACAAAAATGGCGCAAAGTTTGTGACAGGCTCGTACGACCGCACCTGCAAAGTGTGGGAGACGGCGACGGGCAGCGAACTCGTGTCGCTCGAGGGCCACCGCAACGTCGTCTACTGTGTGGGCTTCAACAACCCATACGGAAACCGCGTCGCCACGGGCAGCTTCGATAAGACGTGCAAAATATGGGACGCCGAGTCGGGCCAGTGCCTGCACACGCTGACTGGGCACGTGACAGAGATTGTTTGCATGTCCTTCAACCCGCAGAGCACGCTCATCGGCACGGGGTCGATGGACAACACGGCGAAGGTGTGGGACGTGGAAACGGGCCAGTGCCTGCAGACGCTGATGGACCACACGGCCGAAATCGTAGCGCTGAACTTCAACACGTACGGCGACCTTATCGTCACGGGCTCCTTCGACCACACAGCGAAGTTGTGGGACGTGCGAACCGGCACCGTCGTCCACACCCTGCGTGAGCACCGCGGCGAGATCTCGTCGGTGCAGTTTAACTACGCCTCCAACTTAGTCGTCACGGGCAGCATCGATCGCACGTGCAAGCTGTGGGATATCTCGTCTGGCCAGTGCGTGTCAACGCTGCGGGGGCACACAGACGAGGTGCTGGACGTGGCCTTCAGCGTGTCAGGCAACATGGTGGCGAGTGCGAGCGCCGACACGACGGCTCGAGTGTACAACACGGCGACGTGCCACTGCATTGCCAGCCTGAACGACCACGAAGGCGAAATTTCGAAGCTCGAGTTCAATCCGCAGGGAACGAAGatcatcaccgcctccggAGATAAGCGCTGCAATCTCTGGAGCGTCGAAACAGGCCAGGTGCTGCAGTCACTCGTCGGCCATACGGACGAAATCTTCTCGTGCTCCTTCAACTACGAAGGAGATACGATATTGACCGGCAGCAAGGACAACACGTGCAGAATCTGGAAGAGCTAA
- a CDS encoding hypothetical protein (TriTrypDB/GeneDB-style sysID: LpmP.10.0720), with product MGKAEQKKKEKIVEDKTFGLKNKNRSAKVQAYVQQVRQSVDQRNPQERKSQSELAARRSAKEEKRAREAELAKLFNDVDQQQRKKLDGAKVEAADGDDQYMCNPEEYLFRPEDFDEVEKDDERLEEKLEAEREKLKDRTDLTPVTEVSFQAWKQRKREEAAEMEAARVRRAKSGDGKLRGWDLWQMDQELFVDDENADEFYEREALEDLEGGEEEAAFDLS from the coding sequence ATGGGCAAGGCTgagcagaaaaagaaggaaaaaatcGTCGAGGACAAGACCTTCGGCCTCAAGAACAAAAATCGAAGCGCCAAGGTCCAGGCCTATGTCCAGCAGGTGAGACAAAGCGTGGATCAGCGCAACCCACAGGAGCGCAAGTCGCAGTCTGAGCTcgcggcgcgccgctccgccaaggaggagaagcgcgcaCGTGAGGCTGAGTTAGCGAAGCTGTTCAACGACGTCgaccagcagcaacgcaagAAGCTCGATGGGGCGAAAGTGGAGGCCGCCGATGGGGATGACCAGTACATGTGCAACCCGGAGGAGTACCTGTTCCGCCCCGAGGATTTTGATGAGGTAGAGAAGGATGATGAACGACTGGAGGAAAAGTTAGAGGCAGAGcgggagaagctgaaggatCGCACCGACCTGACCCCCGTCACGGAGGTGTCCTTCCAGGCATggaagcagcgcaagcgcgaggaggcagccgagatggaggcggcgcgtGTACGTCGTGCCaagagcggcgacggcaagCTGCGTGGCTGGGACCTCTGGCAGATGGACCAGGAACTATTCGTGGATGATGAGAACGCCGACGAGTTCTATGAGcgggaggcgctggaggacttggagggaggcgaagaggaggcagctTTTGACTTGTcctaa
- a CDS encoding hypothetical protein (TriTrypDB/GeneDB-style sysID: LpmP.10.0730), which translates to MTPKRKLKAVGGNAECLDVLLSSEQYQSEKDARELRLCGVATVGQWKEQPDRVQLSAYARGLLETAYNRLARHRHHSRNDEVVAWLTRAIQRAVADELMAPKRLTDGTAMTMPSTSPFLIDLKVPAVTAAGKVPVDAAAGHHARSAAQSAATATATQGNSSEGSMAVAYPSGNSVQNEAADANAAARRRGPRQRSVVSGAMSKVPVAAAVEEDGAAESEELTDTIDGDAEEGGEEVENEEMAELMAEAEVSPAKRAVASPSPPPFPAAAVTPPGRHNNKKAPEAAPTAPRRQQHHQPPPREEVEAADADEDDEELVEEVEEVEEEEAADMTAPPSSTSAAQPPSPPAPAAPPAPPATAVVGAAAAAERRERLVRLAELMMKQFNTADGYLHPSNKAEREAQEARGDILVLDEDTAQVDPLAVFSAYHAATITDADPVAVRALKTIWTSYNKHQMALEEAKDDTSIEFYKRESVNALLYGSVLMRALAREEQVVVLEGTLLPPYGFPLVSSDTRPFAVFAAAGGSSSSSTMAVTDMTSGKVLTALQAYKVLFSSKEKRYSPFRPAIDQSAGCSVVCLSGTTLHLYYTSTKDRIVEEEVRLPFAEVMLGVLHLLRHKVLPRVNVVHYHLIATKMVDPSDSADFMLRSTATIDLTNPFTKEELARLCALATPLGMADEMAEFRCIDDLVIEIEDASGASVVHSLLHNREDLEATLTATLAQLLPEDGDSAAGTEEAAEDAEEENEVVVEDEEEAEAAPPPPPPPSRKLRGPAAAPAPSPSPGRSSRRRAVHEENEEETVRMEDEEVAEVVQARPTRAKHRQPAGTPLPTSEAVLEEVIHRQWQQQHGAGKAGAAASAAPNSTAAVQHRDDDGAATEEEEGDFDEELEEVDELEEEAAEPPSARALVRSSVPHAPAAPGAGAASRAQRSSRAAAAAAADDKEYEDDGAEEMEEEEEIEVVAPPMTQRAPAGRRAVPVAAASAGPSPPPPAPAQTVRRALQVNDVGQALQVRTRRGTRRLTARARAPPPVVHEGFEKAAAAVAEGAPEVEAAAEVDEDQWFRRRPKRRYFE; encoded by the coding sequence ATGACGCCAAAGCGAAAACTTAAGGCAGTCGGCGGCAACGCGGAGTGCCTGGAcgtgctgctcagcagcgaGCAATACCAAAGCGAAAAAGACGCGCGTGAGCTGCGCCTGTGCGGTGTAGCGACGGTCGGTCAATGGAAGGAACAGCCAGACCGGGTGCAGCTCAGCGCTTACGCGCGAGGCCTCCTCGAAACGGCGTACAACCGTCTCGCACGCCACCGGCACCACTCACGAAATGATGAGGTAGTCGCCTGGCTGACTCGTGCAATCCAGCGCGCCGTCGCCGATGAGCTGATGGCGCCAAAACGACTGACCGACGGCACTGCCATGACCATGCCGTCTACATCGCCGTTCCTGATAGACCTGAAGGTGCCTGCCGTAACAGCAGCTGGGAAGGTCCCGGTGGACGCCGCAGCGGGGCACCACGCAAGATCAGCGGCACAGTcagctgccaccgccacagcaacaCAAGGCAATAGTAGCGAAGGATCCATGGCGGTAGCCTACCCATCCGGCAACTCTGTGCAAAATGAGGCCGCCGACGCTAacgccgcagcgcggcgtcgcGGTCCTCGACAACGCTCTGTCGTCTCTGGCGCTATGTCAAAGGTGCCtgtggccgctgctgtggaagaggacggtgctgcggagagcgaggagctGACGGATACCATTGACGGGGACGCcgaggagggcggcgaggaggtggagaacgAGGAGATGGCAGAGTTGATGGCAGAAGCAGAGGTGAGCCCGGCAAAGCGTGCCGTGGCATCCCCCAGCCCGCCGCCGTtccctgccgcagcagtcACACCACCAGGTCGACACAATAACAAAAAAGCACCTGAGGCCGCCCCCAcagcgcctcggcggcagcagcaccaccagccgccacctcggGAAGAGGTGGAAGCTGCGGACGCAGACGAGGACGATGAGGAACTCGTGGAAGAGgtcgaagaggtggaggaagaggaggcagcagacatgacggcgccgccatcgtcaacctctgcagcgcaaccgccatcgccaccagcccccgctgcaccaccagcaccaccagccacagcagtagtcggagcagcagccgcagcggagcGGCGGGAAAGGCTGGTTCGACTTGCGGAGTTAATGATGAAGCAGTTCAACACCGCTGACGGCTACCTTCACCCATCCAACAAGGCCGAGCGTGAGGCACAGGAAGCGCGAGGGGATATTCTGGTGCTCGACGAGGATACCGCGCAGGTCGACCCGCTCGCCGTGTTCAGTGCCTACCACGCTGCCACAATTACTGACGCCGACCCGGTCGCCGTGCGGGCCCTCAAGACTATCTGGACCTCGTACAACAAGCACCAgatggcgctggaggaggcaaaggacGACACATCTATCGAGTTCTACAAGCGCGAGAGCGTGAACGCTCTCCTCTATGGCTCCGTTCTGATGCGGGCTCTGGCACGCGAAGAGCAAGTCGTCGTGCTCGAGGGCACGCTGCTCCCGCCTTACGGCTTCCCGCTGGTGTCGTCCGATACACGGCCTTTTGCTGTCTTCGCCGCAGCCGGCGGCTCATCATCGTCCTCGACGATGGCCGTCACTGACATGACATCCGGCAAGGTACTCACCGCCCTGCAGGCGTACAAGGTTCTGTTCAGCTCGAAGGAAAAGCGCTACTCGCCATTCCGTCCAGCAATTGATCAGAGCGCCGGCTGCAGTGTGGTTTGCCTGTCGGGAACGACGCTGCACCTCTACTACACCTCCACGAAGGACCGCAtcgtggaggaagaggtgcggcTGCCCTTTGCGGAGGTGATGCTCGGCgtcctccacctgctgcgccacaAGGTGCTCCCCCGCGTGAACGTGGTACACTACCACCTCATCGCCACTAAGATGGTGGACCCGTCGGACAGCGCGGACTTCATGCTGCGCTCGACAGCAACGATCGATCTGACGAACCCGTTTACCAAAGAAGAACTGGCGCGGCTCTGTGCTCTCGCGACCCCGCTCGGGATGGCGGATGAGATGGCCGAGTTCCGCTGCATTGATGACCTCGTGATAGAAATCGAGGATGCTTCTGGCGCCTCGGTGGTGCACAGCCTGCTGCACAATCGCGAGGACTTGGAGGCCACGCTGACCGCGacactggcgcagctgcttccaGAGgatggcgacagcgccgccggtactgaggaggcagcagaggacgcggaggaggagaatgagGTAGTGgtggaagacgaagaggaagcggaggcagctccaccaccgccgccgccgccttcacgcAAGCTCAGAGGTCCTGCAGCGGCCCCCGCCCCATCACCGAGCCCCGGTCGCTCTAGTCGCCGTCGCGCAGTGCACGAAGAAaatgaggaagagacggTGCGCATGGAGGACGAAGAGGTcgcggaggtggtgcaggccCGCCCGACGCGGGCGAAACATCGGCAGCCGGCTGGGACACCCTTGCCCACGTCGGAGGCAGTGCTCGAAGAGGTCATCCAcaggcagtggcagcagcaacatggAGCAGGCAAggccggcgctgcggcgtcagcagcaccgaattcaaccgccgccgtgcaacacagagacgacgacggtgccgcaacagaggaagaggaaggcgaTTTCGACGAAGAGTTGGAGGAAGTCGACGAGCTTgaagaagaggcggcagaACCCCCATCAGCACGCGCCCTTGTCCGTTCCTCCGTCCCCCATGCACCTGCCGCACCCGGGGCCGGTGCGGCCTCACGCGCACAGCGAAGTAGCagggccgcagcagcagcggcggcggacgACAAGGAGTAcgaagacgacggcgccgaagaaatggaagaggaggaagagataGAGGTGGTGGCACCACCGATGACCCAGCGGGCGCCTGCTGGGCGTCGCGCTGTTCCTGTAGCAGCCGCCTCGGCAGgaccgtcaccgccgccgccggcaccggcacAGACAGTCCGACGTGCACTGCAGGTGAATGACGTGGGCCAGGCATTGCAGGTACGCACGCGGCGTGGTACCCGCCGACTCACAGCACGCGCTCGCGCCCCGCCACCGGTCGTCCATGAGGGCTTtgagaaggcagcggcggcagtagcgGAAGGCGCGCCGGAGGTGGAAGCGGCCGCAGAAGTGGACGAGGATCAGTGGTTTAGGCGGCGTCCGAAGCGTCGCTATTTCGAGTAA
- a CDS encoding hypothetical protein (TriTrypDB/GeneDB-style sysID: LpmP.10.0740) translates to MAAVSGPTLDARVEDIVKVEETLASELTLPKVVQLLIDPQAEGVERITMGEYVAMQPKRQLLALGGQKEWQQWMAQSTYYQQAARLAAESPAQDLAALQQAGIQSLQQWLEHPQLVKVSARTRSALDTAVAQSVEAYMAEVVKVVNTSNQVEDILSHWVSDVMGKFVLDSLQIPIDRASQAMWTKRKEWMPADVVRNGGGSPLSSAAVLGNDITGRSPPQSIESRMLGEMLNGRGGCGAAPASTANAPQWQQPQSMLRPGEACTLDHYLRFVQKVVSSVRQDYVANHAAMGATLSNRGDDQAEREITERSYGVINAAFAQLLEQAVAHQLPPELQALQQNGYLALDRVPGLLKRAGSLLDLRSVPVRYFVFHSAVDESTTVAATASHRCLSRADTSLSGGAMSGLAVQAPLHYASGTFLTGSNQLDVTLGEWSGQPDPPSSTARESGGVVDDATEQEYLSMLHRLRRRVDTLAVTSLYEVIAQPGRFGGNGFSAAEAVGLHQLFGPVKLLEDRLTTLLHYPPAAADKPIHFIEAGPLSGKTALLEQLAERSARPGDKVVLVRYGGSATPYLPDLDDHPVAFAARFWFRVALASCPYLIRTEELYSRAPRSVYWWGHENNWSWERYQSLLQSARNAGTGHRQYQQQQQRGAPSAAVATPAQLASILVDDVDRALSAMQVKWGNAATLSSAMAISAQGGSGSVRGGAFSHLTHSSSAAARKASSTAGVDEDIDEDAEDDAGDGEDEDAPARATAMVTAAAAHSPSLEQQRQQVMSLWLSTGKSVEEHLYSCFTQISAAVGQVNFVFAGTAATPLLLAYCPAPCRRYYLPLSGGVGLQSRLRVLPLLATLHALHLTHRLDMPGLLYEVLKNAPALAGKALELFWSHRVSLMDLRTGLPRLMMGNGSAHPQLLHSYVPRELFAELPVYITLLHDPRRTRRRLVELLQRQLSSPTGYLNTELDTTPQDVKDGLVLPHNHTSSQVHPFALFVIFSRQDAIDERVFNSEGQLLEGSELQRDGDAEGKDSGSEEGSSSGANAKPKAAVANAAAAARLRSCTGVGSNERKVVRAWAEVWAEYRSVVSALSTTPARKRDAMRILLHGALLLRSAAVAGAQLELNLKVPSFGFPLLASETRVRGSSAHHPRGTAAAGNELLIRSATPDTVRRAVSAYKMFFSNAAPSHFPFRPMVGLNGGCDVVFVCGSTLALFNIVTTTAQLRHMVARFAEALLGVLHVLERQVLPADKVRSVQYVTVVSLDEARPGVEASLHGNSRSGGQPSVYARRRGSAVAGGVSVDVFNPAAAPTVPYYLDYDAVFEDHVIDRLRELQQQLGITKDFRTLSELIENIERTHRVQVLQDVVATPEEVESLFSPTLLQLVPDSTMLPAYTSAVVSATDLMVQAMSRGAGGRRSSDAAVDDDDDDADYVNIGEEDVVPGAELDDLASDTRLLRDAATGKSAAGGIGTSEHLHIADDDYMHESAALLEAMMNDEVNSMTSWSAQLQRQREETAHDLQRDLVMEDRINYNAPLPSTSVSTDGAAPAPAAPSKSPRAPGRSAAEDAEADALAWLHDVITPESLIAGLTGSSPGVPASSSSFPSTATAAPGAATYRQDTASPIAGMPLAAAGGGFASCTPFPGSMASVTGPWTPNPTASPMAASSGAETISGAHPQTASKGDGNGAGGGGASVAAGTLTATTPEEKRGAGAAAAVNVAGADERKDAKNSGEEDDDAEEDEENLSPVKPFVTEGSRRKGGSRGSSKTNTVAPQRPRRESHGSRGKRPSVASRQRRTMSTPSRDDHATARFAPQSTSQARRRKSSTSAAAPASSKKSKATPSSSSSKKKSSSSRRR, encoded by the coding sequence ATGGCCGCAGTCAGTGGGCCCACCCTTGACGCACGTGTAGAGGACATTGTGAAGGTGGAAGAGACGCTGGCATCTGAGCTAACGCTGCCcaaggtggtgcagctcctGATTGACCCTCAAGCCGAAGGCGTCGAGCGCATCACAATGGGCGAATATGTGGCAATGCAGCCGAAGAGGCAGTTGCTCGCGTTGGGTGGCCAGAAggagtggcagcagtggatGGCGCAGAGCACATACTACCAGCAGGCGGCCCGACTGGCGGCTGAGTCGCCGGCACAAGATCTGGCGGCTTTGCAACAAGCCGGTATCCAGTccctgcagcagtggctcGAGCACCCGCAGCTCGTGAAGGTGTCGGCCCGCACCCGCAGTGCCCTCGACACAGCTGTCGCGCAGAGCGTCGAGGCGTACATGGCAGAGGTGGTCAAGGTCGTGAACACCAGCAACCAAGTAGAGGACATTCTATCACACTGGGTGTCAGACGTTATGGGGAAGTTTGTGCTCGACTCCCTACAGATTCCGATCGACCGGGCCTCGCAGGCGATGTGGACGAAGCGGAAGGAGTGGATGCCAGCTGATGTCGTGCGcaacggtggtggcagccctctctcctcggcCGCTGTTCTTGGGAACGACATTACGGGTCGCTCCCCTCCTCAGAGCATTGAGTCGCGCATGCTGGGCGAGATGCTGAATGGTCGAGGTggctgcggcgcggcgcctgcATCCACCGCGAACGCGCCACAGTGGCAACAACCGCAATCGATGCTCCGCCCGGGCGAGGCCTGCACGCTGGATCACTACCTTCGGTTTGTGCAGAAGGTGGTCTCGAGCGTGCGGCAGGACTACGTTGCGAACCACGCGGCAATGGGCGCCACTCTAAGCAACCGGGGCGATGACCAGGCGGAGCGCGAAATCACCGAGCGCTCGTACGGCGTCATCAATGCCGCCTTTGCCCAGCTACTCGAGCAAGCCGTGGCACACCAACTGCCGCCAGAGCTGCAGGCCTTGCAACAGAATGGCTATCTCGCACTAGACCGCGTCCCAGGGCTTCTGAAGCGGGCCGGTAGCCTGCTGGACCTGCGCTCCGTGCCGGTGCGCTACTTTGTGttccacagcgccgtcgaCGAGTCGACCACCGTGGCGGCTACAGCCTCGCACAGATGCTTGTCGCGTGCAGACACGTCGCTGAGCGGCGGTGCCATGAGCGGGCTGGCCGTGCAGGCGCCGTTGCACTACGCCTCTGGCACCTTTCTCACAGGGTCGAATCAACTAGACGTAACCTTGGGTGAGTGGTCAGGTCAGCCTGACCCGCCGTCGTCAACCGCACGCgagagcggcggcgttgtcgaTGACGCCACAGAGCAAGAATACCTCTCGATGCTCCAccggctgcgccgccgcgtcgacACACTGGCAGTTACCTCTCTTTACGAAGTTATTGCGCAGCCAGGGCGGTTCGGCGGCAACGGCTTCAGTGCCGCGGAGGCCGTCGGCCTGCACCAGCTTTTCGGCCCGGTGAAGCTGCTCGAGGACCGACTCACAACGCTGCTCCACTACccacccgccgccgccgacaaGCCTATCCACTTCATCGAGGCCGGGCCGCTCTCGGGtaagacggcgctgctggagcaacTTGCCGAGCGCTCCGCCCGCCCGGGCGACAAGGTGGTACTCGTGCGCTACGGCGGCTCTGCAACGCCGTACCTGCCAGACCTGGACGATCATCCAGTCGCCTTTGCGGCCCGCTTCTGGTTCCGCGTGGCGCTCGCATCGTGCCCCTACCTGATCCGCACAGAGGAACTCTACTCACGTGCGCCGCGTAGCGTGTACTGGTGGGGGCATGAGAACAACTGGTCCTGGGAGCGGTACCAGAGCCTTCTGCAGTCAGCGCGCAATGCAGGTACTGGCCATCGCCAgtatcagcagcagcaacagcgcggTGCACCGTCAGCAGCCGTGGCCACCCCAGCACAGCTCGCCTCGATCCTTGTGGATGATGTGGACCGGGCCCTGAGCGCGATGCAGGTCAAGTGGGGCAACGCAGCAACTCTCTCGTCGGCCATGGCAATAAGCGCACAAGGGGGAAGCGGTAGCGTCCGTGGTGGTGCTTTCAGCCATCTCACTCACTCTTCtagcgctgcggcgcgcaaggcaagcagcaccgcaggGGTCGACGAGGACATCGACGAGGACGCTGAAGACGacgccggcgacggcgaggacgaggacgcgCCTGCCCGGGCGACAGCGAtggtgacagcagcggcagcgcattccccttccctggagcagcaacgccagcagGTGATGTCGCTCTGGCTCTCCACTGGCAAGTCCGTTGAGGAGCACCTGTACTCGTGCTTCACCCAGATATCCGCGGCAGTAGGACAGGTGAATTTCGTCTTTGCTGGCACGGCagccacgccgctgctgctggcctaCTGTCCTGCCCCATGCAGGCGCTACTACCTGCCGCTCTCCGGCGGGGTCGGACTGCAGtcgcgcctgcgcgtgttgccgctgctggcaacTTTGCATGCGTTACATTTGACGCACCGCCTCGACATGCCGGGCCTGCTGTACGAGGTGCTAAAGAACGCGCCAGCACTGGCTGGCAAAGCACTGGAGCTTTTTTGGTCTCACCGCGTGTCGCTAATGGACCTGCGTAcggggctgccgcggctcATGATGGGCAACGGCTCGGCGcacccgcagctgcttcacagCTACGTGCCACGGGAGCTGTTCGCTGAGCTGCCCGTCTACATAACACTTCTTCACGACCCACGCCGCACCCGCCGTCGTCTCGTCGAGCTTCTGCAGCGCCAACTCAGCAGCCCGACCGGCTACCTGAACACCGAGCTCGACACAACGCCGCAGGACGTCAAGGATGGGTTGGTGCTcccacacaaccacacaaGTAGCCAAGTACACCCCTTCGCTCTTTTCGTCATCTTCTCCCGGCAAGACGCGATTGATGAACGTGTCTTCAACAGCGAggggcagctgctggaggggagtgagctgcagcgggacggcgacgccgaagGTAAAGATAGTGGGAGCGAAGAGggcagtagcagcggtgCGAACGCGAAGCCAAAGGCGGCTGTGGCGaatgcagctgctgctgctcggctgcGTAGCTGCACCGGTGTCGGCAGCAATGAACGCAAGGTCGTGCGGGCTTGGGCAGAGGTCTGGGCCGAGTATCGCAGCGTCGTGTCCGCGCTCTCCACGACGCCGGCCCGCAAGCGCGACGCTATGCGCATTCTGCTGCAcggtgcactgctgctgcgatcggctgccgtggcaggggcgcagctggagctgaACCTGAAGGTGCCGTCCTTCGGCTTTCCTCTCTTGGCATCTGAGACGCGggtgcgcggcagcagcgctcacCACCCGCGCggaacggcagcggcgggcaACGAGTTGCTCATCCGAAGCGCCACACCGGACACGGTGCGCCGCGCTGTGTCAGCATACAAAATGTTCTTCTCCAACGCGGCGCCCAGCCACTTCCCATTTCGGCCCATGGTCGGCCTCaacggcggctgcgacgtCGTGTTCGTGTGCGGGTCGACACTGGCACTGTTCAATATTGTGACGACCAccgcgcagctccggcacATGGTGGCCCGCTTTGCGGAGGCCTTGCTCGGAGTGCTCCACGTCTTGGAGCGCCAGGTGCTGCCGGCGGACAAGGTGCGTTCTGTGCAGTACGTCACGGTGGTGTCACTGGATGAGGCACGGCCCGGAGTGGAGGCGAGTCTGCATGGaaacagccgcagcggcggccaacCCAGCGTCTACGCGCGCAGGCGCGGCTCTGCCGTGGCGGGTGGCGTCAGCGTGGATGTCTTCAACCCTGCCGCGGCCCCCACCGTGCCCTACTACCTCGACTACGATGCCGTGTTCGAAGACCACGTGATAGACCGACtacgcgagctgcagcagcagctcggcaTCACCAAAGACTTCCGTACCCTCAGTGAACTGATAGAAAATATTGAGCGCACCCATcgggtgcaggtgctgcaagACGTCGTGGCCACGCCAGAGGAGGTAGAatcgctcttctcccctaCGTTGCTGCAGCTTGTGCCAGACTCGACGATGCTACCCGCGTACACGTCAGCGGTAGTGTCGGCTACCGACCTCATGGTGCAGGCGATGAgtcgcggcgcaggcgggcGGAGAAGCTccgacgctgccgtggatgacgacgacgacgacgccgactACGTGAACATTGGCGAGGAAGATGTGGTGCCTGGCGCAGAACTGGATGACCTGGCGAGTGACACACGTCTCTTGCGTGACGCCGCCACGGGTAAgtccgctgccggcggcaTCGGCACCTCTGAACACCTGCACATTGCCGACGACGACTACATGCACGAGtccgctgcgctgctcgagGCGATGATGAACGATGAGGTGAACTCAATGACGAGCTGgtcggcgcagctgcagcggcagcgtgaaGAGACGGCGCACGATCTGCAGCGCGATTTGGTGATGGAGGATCGCATTAACTACAACGCACCTCTGCCGTCCACCAGCGTTTCGACCGATGGTGCCGCCCCTGCGCCGGCTGCGCCATCGAAGTCGCCCCGAGCGCCTGGCAGGTCCGCTGCCGAAGACGCCGAGGCCGACGCGCTTGCCTGGCTGCATGACGTGATCACACCAGAGAGCCTGATTGCAGGGCTGACAGGCTCAAGCCCTGGAGTCCCAGCttcgtcctcgtccttccCATCCACAGCCACGGCGGCACCGGGGGCAGCGACATACCGACAAGACACCGCAAGTCCGATCGCCGGCATGCccctcgctgcagctggcggcggttTCGCAAGCTGTACGCCTTTCCCTGGCTCTATGGCGAGTGTGACGGGCCCGTGGACACCAAACCCGACCGCGTCGCCGATGGCGGCGTCGTCAGGCGCCGAGACCATTTCGGGTGCTCACCCGCAAACCGCTTCGAAGGGAGATGGCaacggcgccggtggcggagGGGCCTCCGTAGCAGCTGGCACACTGACTGCCACCACGCcggaagagaagcgaggcgcaggtgctgcggctgctgtcaaCGTCGCCGGGGCTGACGAGAGGAAAGACGCCAAGAACAgtggtgaggaggacgatgacgctgaagaggacgaggagaacCTGAGTCCGGTGAAGCCGTTCGTCACTGAGGGCAGCCGACGcaagggcggcagcagaggtaGTAGCAAGACGAATACCGTCGCGCCCCAGCGGCCGCGTCGCGAGAGCCACGGGTCTCGTGGAAAGCGACCCTCCGTTGCCagcaggcagaggcggaCGATGAGCACGCCCAGCAGGGACGATCATGCAACCGCCAGATTCGCACCTCAGTCCACCTCGCAAGCCAGACGACGGAAGTCGTCGacgtccgcagcggcgccagcgtcgTCCAAGAAGAGCAAGGCAACCCCTTCCTCCAGTAGCAGCAAGAAGAAGTCAAGCAGCTCAAGGCGTAGGTAG